Proteins from a genomic interval of Clostridium sp. 'deep sea':
- the fliD gene encoding flagellar filament capping protein FliD — MGNNISAYSKYNGISGLASGLDTENIIKKLLSKDQAGIDKLNANKQKETWTQEIYHSVMSKFKTFSKKYFDVLSSDTYLFSKGSNKKVVTSNIANNSSSFVEITAKSQAAEGSHTINAITQLATSTTVVSTGKVANGLNGTKAISFPLTIPANTSFGIALDGAYCEVPLAAGTFNSADDLVTGLNNYFNQVFGTDRIQASATDGKISFNSQNSVVQVFDGTTANNFLETLGMKNGQKNIVNLDSSVSDSLGETSSNIKFKINGQQFEFSNTTSMRKIMDTINNSKANVTMTYSSLNDNFTIKTKDTGAVSAVMIENQEGNLFGTNSKINITQNIYANGKDAMFYLDDPSKASPITRSDNNFTIDGVRYSLKEVTNEAISYEISQDTEGMIDTIKTFVSDFNELISSLEAKVSEKIYKDYQPLTAEQKKEMTENQIKLWEEKAKSGLVKYDSTLNKIVDDLKDAFWSKIEGASTTLYEAGITTTKNYNKFEIAVDETKLKEAIQKDAQSVWDLFNKEGDIDYSRRLDSEQYAQRQKENGFAQRISDIIESNISTFRDDYDLKGILVEKAGVDGDASQKENTFSKNIEKLEKRVKEAIKRMNTKEQSYWRRFTAMERALSQLNTQSSWLASQFSGQ; from the coding sequence ATGGGTAATAATATTAGTGCTTACTCCAAATATAATGGAATAAGTGGTTTAGCCAGTGGACTAGATACAGAAAATATCATTAAAAAGCTTTTATCAAAAGACCAAGCAGGCATTGACAAGCTTAATGCTAACAAACAAAAAGAAACTTGGACTCAAGAAATTTATCACTCAGTAATGTCTAAGTTCAAAACCTTTTCTAAAAAGTACTTCGATGTATTAAGCTCAGATACCTACCTTTTTAGTAAAGGAAGCAACAAAAAAGTAGTAACATCTAACATAGCGAATAATTCCAGTAGTTTTGTTGAAATAACAGCAAAATCACAAGCAGCAGAGGGTAGCCATACAATTAATGCCATTACCCAATTAGCAACTTCTACAACAGTTGTAAGTACTGGAAAAGTAGCAAATGGACTAAATGGAACAAAAGCAATTAGTTTTCCTTTAACGATACCTGCCAATACCTCTTTCGGCATTGCTTTAGATGGTGCTTACTGTGAAGTTCCACTTGCTGCAGGAACCTTTAATTCTGCAGATGATTTAGTAACAGGCTTAAACAATTACTTTAATCAAGTATTTGGCACCGATCGTATACAAGCTAGTGCTACGGACGGTAAAATAAGCTTTAACTCTCAAAACAGTGTTGTGCAAGTGTTTGATGGTACTACAGCTAACAATTTTTTAGAGACACTTGGCATGAAAAATGGTCAAAAAAACATAGTTAACTTAGATAGTTCTGTTAGTGATTCACTAGGTGAAACATCAAGTAATATAAAATTTAAAATAAATGGTCAACAGTTTGAGTTTAGTAACACAACATCTATGCGTAAAATAATGGACACCATAAATAACTCTAAGGCCAATGTAACCATGACTTATAGTAGCCTTAACGATAACTTTACTATAAAAACCAAAGATACAGGAGCGGTATCTGCCGTTATGATAGAAAATCAAGAGGGAAATTTATTTGGTACTAATAGTAAAATAAACATTACTCAAAATATCTATGCTAATGGAAAAGATGCTATGTTTTATCTTGATGACCCATCTAAAGCTAGCCCTATCACTAGGAGTGATAACAACTTTACTATAGATGGTGTGCGTTATTCGTTAAAAGAGGTTACTAACGAAGCCATAAGTTACGAAATAAGCCAAGATACCGAGGGTATGATAGATACCATTAAAACATTTGTGAGTGATTTTAACGAATTAATAAGTAGCCTTGAAGCAAAAGTTAGTGAAAAAATTTATAAAGATTACCAGCCATTAACTGCAGAACAAAAAAAGGAAATGACTGAAAATCAAATAAAACTATGGGAAGAAAAAGCTAAAAGTGGTTTAGTAAAGTATGATTCAACCTTAAATAAAATAGTTGATGATTTAAAAGATGCTTTTTGGAGTAAGATAGAGGGAGCTAGTACTACTCTATATGAGGCAGGAATAACTACCACTAAAAACTATAATAAATTTGAAATAGCAGTTGATGAAACAAAGCTAAAAGAAGCAATTCAAAAAGATGCTCAATCAGTATGGGATCTCTTTAATAAAGAGGGAGATATAGACTATAGTAGGAGACTTGATTCTGAGCAATATGCCCAGAGACAAAAAGAAAATGGTTTTGCTCAAAGAATATCAGATATAATAGAAAGTAATATCTCTACCTTTCGTGATGATTACGATCTAAAAGGTATATTAGTAGAAAAAGCTGGCGTTGATGGTGACGCTTCTCAAAAAGAGAACACCTTTTCTAAAAACATAGAAAAACTTGAAAAGCGAGTTAAAGAAGCCATAAAGCGAATGAATACTAAAGAGCAAAGTTATTGGAGAAGGTTCACTGCTATGGAAAGAGCCCTTTCTCAACTAAATACCCAAAGCAGTTGGTTAGCTTCACAGTTCTCAGGTCAATAA
- the fliS gene encoding flagellar export chaperone FliS, whose protein sequence is MHKNRKSVTNIYRQQSVMTASPGELTLMLYNECVKDINIAIESINESDMEKAHNYITNSINIIRELVKTLDMSMPIAKEMLKIYDFIMYKLMQGNVKKDPEQLKEALTLVEEFRTTWYQVIKTVEREGAKNAI, encoded by the coding sequence ATGCACAAGAATAGAAAGTCAGTAACCAACATTTATAGACAGCAAAGTGTTATGACAGCTTCCCCAGGAGAACTAACACTTATGCTTTATAATGAGTGTGTTAAAGACATTAATATTGCTATAGAAAGCATTAATGAAAGTGATATGGAGAAAGCCCATAATTATATTACTAACTCAATAAACATTATTAGAGAGTTAGTAAAAACCCTAGATATGAGTATGCCCATAGCTAAAGAAATGCTTAAAATATATGATTTTATTATGTATAAATTAATGCAAGGTAACGTTAAAAAAGACCCCGAGCAACTCAAAGAAGCCTTAACACTGGTTGAAGAGTTTAGAACAACTTGGTATCAGGTTATTAAAACTGTAGAACGAGAAGGCGCTAAAAATGCCATTTAA